AGAAGTATATGGCTGAGCTGCTATCGGATAGTTTACATCCAAGCCTTCATATAAAGTCAAATATTCATTTTGAGGAGTATTAGGCGGATGGGGTCCGAAAGGGAAAAAGAAAATAGCGAAGGGTTGATCACTGTGAGCCTCAATGGAGTCGAAAAAACCATTTATAAAATAACTGAGAACATCGGTATTATGTGAATAGTAAAAAGTAGGTATGCCGTTCAAATTATAAGTAGTTAATTCGTAGTCATCTTCCGTTGTGTTTATAAAAAAGTCGAACTCATGAGGTTGCCCGAATCCCTGACCATATTTACCAAAAAAGCCTGTGTAATAGCCCTGATCATGCAAGATCTGACCAATTTTTGCCAAAGAATCGGTGAATGCATAATTGTTATTCTCCGCCTTGTGCTGATGAGCGTATAATCCTGTATAAATGCTCGCCCGGCTTGGTCCGCACATGGAAGTAGGTGCATATGTCCGGGTAAAATTTACCCCTTCATTTGCGATCCTTTCGATATTAGGGGCTTCAAACCAATCAGGAGCACCGGTTGGTCGGTATTCATCATACCTGCCATCATCCACCATTATAAAGATAATGTTGGGTTTATCTGCCTCAGGACTTTGGGCAAAACAATACGGTGAACTCATCGAAAGTATTGCTGTTACTATCGATAAGAAACTTAAGCGTGTGTGTGTCATTATAAATTTAGTTCGCGTTGTTCGTTCCGGCAACAATTATGCATTGTGTACCAATACAAAGATATTATTTAAATTAGGTTAGGTAATGAACTATCCACATTTGTTACTCATTACATACTCATGACGTTGATAACAAACTTTGTTCCGTTTTTTAAATTTTTATCTTAGCGACCTGTAATGCCTAAGCAAAAAAAAATAAGTCTAGCTATTCTCGATATGTATGAAAACGCTCCAAACGAGGGTATGCGTTGCATCCGGGCAATTGCTCAGGAGCTCAGCGACTTTATTGACTGGCAGGAATTTGATGTAAGATACAAAAATGAAGTGCCAACGAAGAAATATGATATTTACATCTCCACCGGTGGGCCGGGAAGTCCGTTTGACGGGGAAGGCAAGGAATGGGAGAAAAAATATTTTGATCTTATTGATAGCATTTGGGCACATAACCAGAACGGCACCAAACGCAAAAAGTATCTGTTTGCAATTTGTCATTCATTTCAGTTATTAGGTCGCCATTTTGAACTGGGAAATGTATGCCCGAGAAAATCAAATGCCTTCGGGGTTTTTCCTGTGCATAGGACGGAAATTGCCCGACAGGATCATTTTTTCCACAGTTTACCCGATCCCTATTATGTTGTTGATAGCAGAGATTGGCAAATGATTGAACCCAACTATCCTAAGATGAAAGAATTAGGTGCCAGTATTCTTGCCATTGAAAAAAAGAGAGAACATGTTGATTATGAAAGAGCCGTTATGGCACTTAAACTCAGCAATGAGATCTATATGACCCAGTTTCACCCGGAGGCAGATGCAGAAGGGATGTTACGCCATTTTGCAAATCCGGAACGACGCAATAAAATCATTAGCAGTCACGGCGATTGGAAACTGGAAGATATGATACGTTCACTCAGCGATCCTTTAAAAATTCCATTAACCCATAAAGAAATAATCCCATCCTTTTTACGGTCGGCAATTAACGCGCTTAACATGAACTGAAAAATATAAATTAAAAAAATACTCTGCAAATATTTTATTTTTTTAATTTCTGAAATTAATAAAAATACGATGATAGAAAAAGCCAGATCAAATTACAATACGAATTTCAGTGATGAAAAATATAACCGTTTTATAGAAGACTCAAACAGTGATACAAACCATAAAATTGAATTTAAAATTTGTGAGACTCCCGTTTTTATTCCCGCTGATTTCAGAGATAAATTAATAACCGCCGGAAATGAGATAATTGATATTATTTGCCAACCCGATTTTATAAATGCTACGCAAAAAGCAATTCCCGAAAAAGTATTTGTTCCCGGTGAAGAAGGCCGCCCCGTTTTTATTGCACTAGATTTTGGGATATGCGAAAATGAACAAGGTGAATTATTGCCACAATTAATTGAAATGCAGGGATTTGCATCTCTTTATGCCTGGCAACATGCCCTTGGTACCAATTATCGCATACATTTTGAAATACCCGATAATGTTTCGCATTTATTTAATGGTCTGGATGAAAATGCTTACATAGAATTATTAAAAACAAATATTATTGGAGACCACGATCCAAAAAATGTAATTGTTTTGGAAATAGAACCCACCAAACAAAAAACCTGGATCGATTTTTTTCTTACACAAAATTTATTGGGAATTAAAGCGGTTTGTATTTCAGAAATTATAAAGGAAGGAAATACATTATTTTATATTGTTGATGAAGAAAAAATTCAAATTAAACGAATTTACAATCGTTTGATATTTGATGAATTAGAAGCGAGACCTGATCTTAAATGTGCATGGAATCTAACTGACCCTGTTGATGTGGAATGGGTTTGTCACCCGAACTGGTTCTTTCGCATAAGTAAATACACTTTGCCTTTTATTAAAAGCAGATATGTTCCCGAAACTCATTTTTTGAATACCTTAAAAACCCTTCCGGCAGATCTTGAAAATTATGTTTTAAAACCATTATTTTCGTTTGCAGGACATGGGGTAATTTTTAATATCACCCCGGAGTCGATAGACAAGGCTATGTTACATGCAGAAAATTACATTTTGCAGCGAAAAGCTACATATAAACCTGTAATACAAACTCTGGACGATCCTGCGAAATGTGAGATTAGGCTCATGTACATTTGGGAGAAAAATGAGCCTCGACCTACCTTAGTTATTAATTTGGCGCGCCTTAGTAAAGGTGTTATGATAGGAGTGGATTTTAATAAGAACAAAACCTGGGTGGGTGGAACTGTGGGTTATTTTGAGAAATAAGTGACATCTGTTTTTATAATTTGAACGGAAAAAAATTAATACCCACATACATTTTTTTCAACTATCAGTTCTTTCCTGTAACTTTATCTGCATAAATTCAGAAAACGATGATAAAAACGATCTCAACCCTGCTAATGCTGACCACACTTTTATTTGCTTGTAAAAAAGTGGAAGAAGAGCCCGATCCTGTTGTTTTAGTGAGTCATGGTTCGTTCGAAATGGAAGGGACTTTTACTACCGATGGTTGGATAACCAATAATACCTCCTCTGATCCCAACACTCCTGTGAATGGTGGAGTTTGGTCGCTGCGTATTGATCCAGATATAGTTCCGGAAGAAGGTTATGCCGATTTTATTATGAATGGCCTGGAAGGATCTAAAAAATATAAACTGACTGCATCTATTAATTCTTTTGATAACTGGCCAGGATCTGTTTCTTTAAGAAAAGTGGATTCCGGAGGAGGAGTTACAGTATTAGCTTCTGAATCGTCGGATGAAAATGCCTGGATCTTAAAAACGCTTGATATTAATACTACTTTTAATGCAGGTGATCAACTTGTTATTCGTTTAAGCGGTGGTTCAACTGAAGCTCCCGCTGCAGGTAAATATGTATTATTCGATCTTATTGAATTAACGGAACAATAAATTTAGATTTTCCGTTGACTGTTATTAAAACCAAGATATGGCGAGTATATACGATCAACAGGATGCACAAAATTTTATTGAACGAATCAATAAATTAAACCCTATTTCACAACATATTTGGGGCACTATGACTGTGGCGCAAATGCTCGCGCATATTCAGCAACCCATTCGTGTTGCATTGGGTGAATACAAACCCAAACGCACCATTATTGGAATTTTATTTGGAAGTTTAGCAAAAAAGGGACTTGTAAATGAAAAACCTTTTAAACAAGGCCTACCCACCGATGCCAGTTTTGTGATTGAAAATGACCGTAATTTCGATGACGAAAAAACGAAGGCTATAGAACTTATACAAAAACTTTCTACTGTAGGACCAACCGGTGTTACAAAAGATAAACACCCCTTCTTCGGGAAATTATCGCCTGAAGAATGGGATACCTTAACTGTAAAACATTTGGATCATCATTTACGCCAATTTGGGGTGTGAGGGAGGCTGATGATGATATCAAAAAAAATATTTTTCGCTCCTCTTTGATCCGAGCATTTATTTTTGCTTGTTTTGGTGTTTCTGCGGAAATACTGTTTACGGGTTTAAAATATAATCTGATACTTCCATTAATTAATCACGAAAATATTCGATGGGATCTTACAGGAACGTCTTATGTATGGATGTTTTTTATTTACGGTATCATACCTTTTATTTTTCCTTTTGTGTATAATAAAATAAAGAATATACACATTTTATTGCGTGCAATTATTTATGCAATATGCTGTTTGAGTTTAGAATATTTTGCAGGATTTATGTTGGATATTACTACGGGTAATTGCCCGTGGTTATATACGGAAGGATTACATTTAAATGGATATATAAGATTGGACTACTTCCCGATCTGGATGATATTTGGACTTGTAACAGAAAAACTATGGCTTTATATAATTAAAATTATTTAGCCATTGCTGTATTATTTCCGATCTGTTTTAATACTCTTACATGTGAACCCAATGCATCCCAAAAGGTAGCTTTTTCATAATAAGGAATACCAAATTCCAATGCTGTCTTTTTTACTATTGGAGCAATATTTTTATAATGGATATGGCAAATGTTATAAAATAAATGATGTTCCACCTGATAATTTAATCCACCCACAAACCAACTTAATACACGATTCTTTTTTGCAAAATTTGCTGTTGTTTCCAACTGATGAATGGCCCATGCATTTTCAATTTCCCCATTTTCGGTAGGAACCGGATGATCGGTTTCTTCAATTACGTGTGCAAGCTGGAAGATGGTAGTTACAATTAATCCTGTAGCAAATTGCATCACCAAAAATCCTAAAATAATATATCCAAAACCATATCCGGATATCAATGCGGGAAGTAGTAATATCACTGCAAAATAAAATATTTTACTCACGATCAATTTGATCATTTCTCCTCTTGGTTTTCCGCCGCTGCCTTTTGTTAAACCATTTTTATTATAGCGGATAAGTTGATTAAAATCTTTATTTAATGTCCATCCCAAAGTAGCTAGACAATAAATTACAAATGCATATAAATGCTGATATTTATGAATGAAGTGTAATTTTCCATGTGGAGATAAACGAAGTATTGGTTTATCGTGAATATCTTCATCCATTCCATATATATTGGTATATGTATGATGGAGAATATTATGCTGAACGCGCCAGGTGAATTTACTTCCCCCTACAAGATACATCGTTCGGCTTAGCATGTTATTTACAAAAGGATATTTGGAATACGCTCCGTGATTGGCATCATGCATTACGCTCATACCGGTTCCTGATGCACCAATTCCCATGATGATCCACATAAAAAAAGTGGCCCAAACTGGAAGAATTCCGGTAAGAATGATGATAAACGGAACTATATAAAGCGACAACATCACCACGGTTTTGATCACCATGCGATAATCACCAGTTTTGGCAATTTTATTTTCCTCGAAATAACTGTTAACACGGCTGCGAAGGGTTGCGAAAAATTCGGTACGCGGCCTTTCTACAAATTTGATTTTTCCTTTCATTGTTATCGATATCAGTGCAAAGGTACTAGATACACCGTATTATAAAAAGAATGAAATAGTGATATTCATCGCAATTTATTCACATGTGTACAGCAATTGCACATTTATGACATATTAACCTTAAAAAGTGGGTTCTGGTTCAAATTTTAATCCACCTCAGCCATCATGCTGGATTTTTTGCGCTCATGTTCCTGGAGATGTATCTTGCGAAGACGGATATTGAGGGGAGTTACTTCCACTAATTCATCATCGTCGATATACTCCATGGCCTCTTCCAGCGACATTCTGTGGGGAGGAGGAAGTGTTACCTTCTCATCGCTACCACTGGCGCGCATGTTCGTAAGTTTTTTGGTTTTGGTGATGTTAACAACCAGATCGTTATCTCTGCTGTGTTCACCTATTACTTGACCCTGATAAACATCTTCCTGAGAACCTATGAAGAAAAATCCACGATCCTGGAGTTTGTTGAGGGCAAATGTGATGGAAGTTCCTGACTCATGCACGATCAAAACACCATGTAAACGGGAAGGAATATCGCCTTTCCACGGTTCATATGCTTTGAAACGATGACTCATGATCGCCTCGCCTTGAGTAATATTTAAAATGTTGGTTCTCAATCCGATAATACCTCTTGACGGCATATTGAACTCAAGATGTGTTCTATCGCCTTTCGCGGTCATCATCATCATCTCTCCTTTTCTCTGACTAACGGCTTCAATTACTTTACCTGCGCTATCGCTGGTTGTTTCAATCGCCAGTATCTCCACTGGTTCACATTTAACCCCGTCTATCATTTTAACAATAACCTTAGGTTGACCGAGTTGAAGCTCATAACCCTCTCTGCGCATGGTTTCCACAAGAATTCCCAAATGGAGAATTCCACGACCGAAAACCATAAATGAATCGGCGCTATTGGTTTCTTCTATACGAAGCGCAAGATTTTTTTCAATTTCCTTATATAATCTATCGCGTAAATGGCGACTTGTTACAAATTTTCCTTCTTTTCCAAAGAATGGAGAATCGTTACTTCTGAACAACATGCTCATAGTAGGCTCATCGATGGAAATTCCCGGTAATGCTTCCGGATTTTCAAAATCGGCTATTGTATCGCCAATTTCAAAACCTTCCACACCTGTTACAGCACAAATATCACCGCAGGTTACAATTTCAGCCTTGATTTTCCCTAATCCCGAAAACACAAAAAGGTCTTTGATCTTACTTTTCACCAATTTGCCATCTCGTTTCATCAACGTGATATTCTGACCGGCTTTAACTGTTCCACGGGCAACCCTACCCACTGCAATTCTTCCTATATAACTGGAATAATCAATACTTGTAACTTGTAATTGGGTTGTTCCTTCTACAATTTTAGGAGTTGGAACATGGTTGATCACCATATCCAATAAAGCAGCTACATCGGTAGTTGGCTTTCTGAAATCATCGCTCATCCAACCAAATTTTGCTGAACCATAAACAGTTGGAAAATCAAGCTGTTCTTCGGTTGCACCAAGGTTAAACATGAGGTCGAACATTGCTTCATGCACTTCATCAGGTTTACAATTATCCTTATCCACCTTATTAATTACCACGCAAGGTTTAAGACCAAGAGCGATAGCCTTGCTTAAAACGTAACGTGTTTGTGGCATCGGACCTTCGAAAGCATCCACCAAAACCAATGCTCCATCTGCCATGTTCAATACACGTTCCACCTCTCCACCAAAATCCGCGTGACCCGGGGTATCAATGATATTGATCTTGTAATCCTTATAAATAACGGATACATTTTTAGAAGTAATTGTGATACCACGTTCACGTTCCAGATCATTGTTATCAAGAATTAGCTCACTGTGTTCTTTCGAAAACAGTTGGCAATGATGGAGGATCTTGTCTACAAGCGTAGTTTTACCGTGGTCAACGTGGGCAATAATTGCTATATTTCTTATCTGTTGCATAAAATGGGTGCAAAGGTAGCT
The genomic region above belongs to Bacteroidota bacterium and contains:
- a CDS encoding GMP synthase gives rise to the protein MPKQKKISLAILDMYENAPNEGMRCIRAIAQELSDFIDWQEFDVRYKNEVPTKKYDIYISTGGPGSPFDGEGKEWEKKYFDLIDSIWAHNQNGTKRKKYLFAICHSFQLLGRHFELGNVCPRKSNAFGVFPVHRTEIARQDHFFHSLPDPYYVVDSRDWQMIEPNYPKMKELGASILAIEKKREHVDYERAVMALKLSNEIYMTQFHPEADAEGMLRHFANPERRNKIISSHGDWKLEDMIRSLSDPLKIPLTHKEIIPSFLRSAINALNMN
- a CDS encoding DUF1569 domain-containing protein, with the translated sequence MASIYDQQDAQNFIERINKLNPISQHIWGTMTVAQMLAHIQQPIRVALGEYKPKRTIIGILFGSLAKKGLVNEKPFKQGLPTDASFVIENDRNFDDEKTKAIELIQKLSTVGPTGVTKDKHPFFGKLSPEEWDTLTVKHLDHHLRQFGV
- a CDS encoding acyl-CoA desaturase, with protein sequence MKGKIKFVERPRTEFFATLRSRVNSYFEENKIAKTGDYRMVIKTVVMLSLYIVPFIIILTGILPVWATFFMWIIMGIGASGTGMSVMHDANHGAYSKYPFVNNMLSRTMYLVGGSKFTWRVQHNILHHTYTNIYGMDEDIHDKPILRLSPHGKLHFIHKYQHLYAFVIYCLATLGWTLNKDFNQLIRYNKNGLTKGSGGKPRGEMIKLIVSKIFYFAVILLLPALISGYGFGYIILGFLVMQFATGLIVTTIFQLAHVIEETDHPVPTENGEIENAWAIHQLETTANFAKKNRVLSWFVGGLNYQVEHHLFYNICHIHYKNIAPIVKKTALEFGIPYYEKATFWDALGSHVRVLKQIGNNTAMAK
- the typA gene encoding translational GTPase TypA, producing the protein MQQIRNIAIIAHVDHGKTTLVDKILHHCQLFSKEHSELILDNNDLERERGITITSKNVSVIYKDYKINIIDTPGHADFGGEVERVLNMADGALVLVDAFEGPMPQTRYVLSKAIALGLKPCVVINKVDKDNCKPDEVHEAMFDLMFNLGATEEQLDFPTVYGSAKFGWMSDDFRKPTTDVAALLDMVINHVPTPKIVEGTTQLQVTSIDYSSYIGRIAVGRVARGTVKAGQNITLMKRDGKLVKSKIKDLFVFSGLGKIKAEIVTCGDICAVTGVEGFEIGDTIADFENPEALPGISIDEPTMSMLFRSNDSPFFGKEGKFVTSRHLRDRLYKEIEKNLALRIEETNSADSFMVFGRGILHLGILVETMRREGYELQLGQPKVIVKMIDGVKCEPVEILAIETTSDSAGKVIEAVSQRKGEMMMMTAKGDRTHLEFNMPSRGIIGLRTNILNITQGEAIMSHRFKAYEPWKGDIPSRLHGVLIVHESGTSITFALNKLQDRGFFFIGSQEDVYQGQVIGEHSRDNDLVVNITKTKKLTNMRASGSDEKVTLPPPHRMSLEEAMEYIDDDELVEVTPLNIRLRKIHLQEHERKKSSMMAEVD